A genome region from Anopheles stephensi strain Indian chromosome 2, UCI_ANSTEP_V1.0, whole genome shotgun sequence includes the following:
- the LOC118505042 gene encoding exocyst complex component 2, whose product MVKSPVVTGISPKEGPPGTRVTIRGEFLGNKTTDLIGLTICGCDCLLSAEWKSDKKIIARTGAAKGKGDIIVTTRGGGTGSCTVQFRAYYETIGPMKESAVWIEESPMQSLAWGRRSLAPTGYTQEDPLGLSNEGNEKKFPEDLRDLFPDGSGDLSQENFTPGWFLLENHHATSFEDLKAGLSYLRRRVESQKEGQLSFLKSNAGSVIDQLDTLMTLRDRITQDNKVHGKEPVRQLDATIRGSIDASHELFKDVLVRKEKADATRAALSAMSRHKFLFCLPNAVEKAALKNEFDIVVNDYARVKNLFGKTEVPIFRKVLEEVDIKILAIRQQLHGKVREMPQGVEQQKKMIKALISLEAQQAGTTVAGKLKIEDPAWDAIEARAKHLEETFLKAYEQYAGKESHGSESKSRADPALTPVRVQFCEEMTEIAASQFPDLWRLGQAHFNGELRGAAAPKPGNFKRIILTAIEQFCSYLRSALLATSSAHRSLVAAVSAVKGMPAWPSASPSLNFLITWLPHCLRYVRVSYATLIRLDLPNEALDIVLKFIDELRLYCMSTILKKANERVKKLHEKEQWELSVTEFAGATSLPAKLEEILVEAIDDAQVACLTPEVREGTLLEPQSDGQRELSKRFQEILTSFCTVIETLALQRSDEDPQQAPMLSQLIGFPAALLQQQMSTGDKREWVNPAITWEQRLLCCLSNCIYCNRIFFPKLGNLFTRHSFPVPTLAIENSRSTINGIFASLLEMYVEHKSDPLVGTIEPSMYLGSFQWDQVGPSEKLSPYAHECLDNLVSVYSEIFAISPSLLRPILEPIVQTVAEELARLMTCVQKFNVNGALQATVDINVIRDAVRVYSNETAKSFFVEALDAIPSVPESEQRTFDTVKTIKNNIRLQIMCLQVVDP is encoded by the exons ATGGTTAAAAGCCCGGTCGTTACGGGCATTTCTCCCAAGGAAGGTCCACCCGGTACGCGCGTAACGATACGTGGCGAATTTCTTGGCAACAAGACAACGGATCTGATCG GTTTAACTATCTGCGGATGTGATTGTCTACTGTCGGCGGAATGGAAATCGGACAAGAAGATAATAGCGCGCACTGGGGCGGCCAAAGGCAAGGGCGACATTATTGTGACAACGCGTGGCGGCGGAACGggcagctgtacggtgcagTTCCGTGCGTACTACGAAACGATTGGCCCGATGAAGGAGTCCGCCGTATGGATCGAGGAGTCACCGATGCAATCGTTGGCCTGGGGACGTCGGTCGTTAGCCCCGACCGGCTACACGCAGGAGGATCCGCTCGGCCTGTCAAACGAggggaatgagaaaaagtttCCCGAAGATTTGCGTGATCTGTTCCCGGACGGGTCGGGTGATTTGTCGCAggaaaatttcacccccggctGGTTTCTGCTCGAGAACCATCATGCGACTTCGTTCGAGGATCTGAAGGCCGGTCTGTCTTACCTGCGGCGGCGTGTCGAGAGCCAGAAGGAAGGGCAGCTGTCGTTTTTGAAATCGAACGCCGGTTCGGTGATCGATCAGCTCGACACGCTGATGACGTTGCGCGATCGCATAACGCAGGACAATAAGGTGCATGGGAAGGAACCGGTGCGCCAGCTGGATGCGACGATACGCGGTTCGATCGATGCTTCGCACGAACTTTTCAAGGACGTGTTGGTGCGGAAGGAGAAAGCGGATGCGACGCGGGCCGCACTGTCGGCCATGTCGCGGCACAAGTTTCTGTTCTGCTTGCCGAACGCGGTGGAAAAGGCGGCACTGAAAAATGAGTTCGATATCGTCGTGAACGACTATGCGCGGGTGAAGAATCTGTTCGGAAAAACTGAAGTTCCG ATCTTTCGGAAGGTGTTGGAAGAGGTGGACATAAAGATACTGGCCATACGGCAGCAGCTGCATGGCAAAGTGCGAGAAATGCCTCAAGGTGttgagcagcagaaaaaaatgataaaggCATTGATAAGCCTGGAAGCTCAGCAAGCCGGCACAACCGTAGCAGGGAAGCTGAAGATCGAAGATCCGGCATGGGACGCGATCGAGGCACGGGCCAAGCATCTGGAGGAAACCTTCCTGAAGGCGTACGAACAGTACGCCGGCAAGGAGTCGCACGGAAGCGAGTCGAAGTCTCGCGCCGACCCGGCACTAACACCGGTACGGGTGCAGTTCTGCGAGGAAATGACCGAAATCGCTGCCAGTCAGTTTCCCGACCTGTGGCGGCTGGGACAGGCCCACTTTAACGGGGAGCTGCGTGGAGCTGCTGCACCGAAGCCGGGCAACTTTAAGCGCATCATTCTGACCGCTATCGAGCAGTTTTGTTCCTATCTGCGTTCGGCGCTGCTGGCCACATCTAGCGCCCATCGATCGCTGGTGGCAGCGGTGAGCGCCGTAAAGGGTATGCCCGCTTGGCCATCGGCAAGTCCTTCGCTAAACTTTCTCATCACCTGGTTGCCGCATTGTTTGCGGTACGTTCGCGTTTCCTACGCCACCCTGATTCGGCTCGATCTTCCGAACGAAGCGCTCGATATTGTGCTGAAGTTTATCGACGAGCTGCGGCTGTACTGCATGTCGACGATCCTGAAGAAAGCGAACGAACGCGTGAAGAAACTGCACGAGAAGGAACAGTGGGAGCTGTCGGTGACGGAGTTTGCCGGCGCGACCAGTTTGCCGGCCAAGCTGGAGGAAATTTTAGTCGAAGCGATCGACGATGCCCAGGTCGCCTGTCTAACGCCGGAAGTGCGTGAAGGAACCCTGCTCGAACCACAGTCCGATGGTCAGCGAGAGCTGTCGAAACGATTCCAGGAGATACTGACGTCCTTCTGCACGGTCATTGAAACGCTTGCCCTCCAACGGTCGGACGAGGATCCGCAGCAGGCGCCAATGCTTTCACAGCTGATCGGTTTCCCGGCCGCCCTACTGCAGCAACAGATGAGCACCGGCGATAAGCGCGAGTGGGTCAACCCGGCCATCACCTGGGAACAGCGCCTGCTCTGCTGTCTCTCCAACTGTATCTACTGCAATCGAATCTTTTTCCCCAAGCTGGGCAACCTTTTCACGCGCCACAGCTTCCCCGTACCGACGCTGGCGATTGAAAATTCGCGCTCCACGATCAATGGGATTTTTGCCAGTTTGCTGGAAATGTACGTAGAGCACAAGAGTGATCCGCTGGTGGGCACGATCGAACCCTCGATGTATCTGGGCAGCTTCCAATGGGATCAGGTCGGTCCATCCGAGAAGCTCAGTCCGTACGCACACGAGTGTCTCGATAATCTGGTATCGGTATACTCGGAGATCTTTGCCATCTCGCCATCACTGCTGCGGCCAATATTGGAACCGATCGTACAGACGGTGGCAGAAGAGTTGGCCCGACTGATGACCTGTGTGCAGAAGTTCAACGTAAACGGCGCGCTGCAAGCGACGGTAGACATCAACGTAATTCGCGACGCTGTACGTGTTTACAGCAACGAAACAGCAAA AAGTTTCTTTGTCGAGGCATTGGACGCTATTCCATCGGTTCCGGAAAGTGAGCAAAG AACCTTTGACACGGTTAAGACGATCAAGAACAACATCCGTTTGCAAATCATGTGCTTGCAGGTGGTGGATCCTTGA
- the LOC118505038 gene encoding F-box only protein 11 — MPSASFSSSRSYVRRSRRKGNRIPLPSRTSAICEQNIPAPNVGAALSSNGGGGSGGAGGGPAVTAAAPPTAGTGPTTAVSTTISSTNSSSTSTASSSTSSAPSTSTSASSASSSSSNAAPSSSTTLAASITGLSAASSTSGMMAPPGVCTSSGMTNFGACYKDVATTTTSVDIVGPTVMVCGGGAGGSGTASSSSSTTTSSQCLSAITASLYAIVGSNSGGNSTSTGASSSTSSSFGCSSSSSTSISGTVGAAGAGSATCSGLSSGPLSSVTLSEVKQSSNSPYDLRKKSPMTAHDSASASGGGSGGGGGGGGGGWLAGGGGNGPATSNSSTASSSSSNAMAGNSSAGGSSSSTSSGGSLSSSAGGAPFGLGCGASSSSSSSINNPNCSPGGSSSGGGAGSGNLLLHHHHHHSHQYQSTSGYDPNAAAYMLPARKRPRRTYSNSNEVGTSMAATMPQQPTAAAAALLAATGGGSSASSSVACRPAATAAVVALTSPATPSPPMATASVAMAGTMCMQSAAHYLQYEMPDEVLLTIFSYLYEQDLCRVALVCKRFQTIANDKELWKRLYQNVYEYDLPLFNPEPWKFVFVKPDEADYANPWKESFRQLYRGIHVRPGYQERRYQGRNIAYFNTVQGALDYADERNSAHNMANALAAANSAGGGASGNGNNGMGGNNSNNNNNNNNGDDMGVSAGAGGGGGGGGGAVVEALATSGLIFLHSGTYRGEFLVIDSDVALIGAAPGNVAESIILERESESTVMFVEGAKQAYVGHMTLKFSPDVTSTVPHHKHYCLEVSENCSPTIDHCIIRSTSVVGAAVCVSGVGANPLIKYCDISDCENVGLYVTDYAQGTYEHNEISRNALAGIWVKNYASPIMRENHIHHGRDVGIFTFDNGMGYFEKNDIHNNRIAGFEVKAGANPTVVKCEIHHGQTGGIYVHENGLGQFIENKIHSNNFAGVWITSNSNPTIRKNEIYNGHQGGVYIFGEGRGLIEHNNIYGNALAGIQIRTTSDPIVRHNKIHHGQHGGIYVHEKGQGLIEENEVYANTLAGVWITTGSTPVLRRNRIHSGKQVGVYFYDNGHGKLEDNDIFNHLYSGVQIRTGSNPVIRGNKIWGGQNGGVLVYNGGLGLLEQNEIFDNAMAGVWIKTDSNPTLRRNKIYDGRDGGICIFNGGKGILEENDIFRNTQAGVLISTQSHPVLKRNRIFDGLAAGVEITNNATATLEYNQIFNNKFGGLCLASGVQPIVGGNKIFNNQDEVEKAVSGGQCLYKISSYTSFPMHDFYRCHTCNTTDRNAICVNCIKTCHSGHDVEFIRHDRFFCDCGAGTLTNQCQLQGEPTQDTDTLYDSAAPMESHTLMVN, encoded by the exons CAATATGCGAACAGAACATTCCAGCACCGAACGTTGGTGCAGCGTTGTCGTCAAATGGTGGCGGTGGAAGTGGCGGAGCCGGTGGCGGTCCAGCTGTGACCGCTGCAGCACCACCAACGGCCGGCACCGGTCCCACGACAGCCGTTAGTACTACAATCAGCTCCACAAACAGTAGCAGCACCTCCACCGCCAGCTCGTCCACATCCAGCGCTCCTTCCACTTCCACGTCCGCCTCATcggcatcgtcgtcgtcgtcgaacgCGGCACCAAGCTCCTCAACGACACTAGCAGCATCCATCACCGGTCTATCCGCGGCTTCATCCACCTCTGGCATGATGGCTCCGCCGGGTGTTTGCACATCGTCCGGCATGACCAACTTCGGGGCCTGTTATAAGGATGTggcgaccaccaccaccagtgtgGACATCGTTGGTCCAACGGTAATGGTgtgcggtggtggtgccggtggttCCGGGACAGCCAGTTCATCATCCTCAACCACCACCTCCTCACAGTGTCTGTCGGCGATAACGGCGTCACTGTACGCGATTGTTGGTTCCAACAGTGGCGGCAACAGCACATcgaccggcgcctcctcctcTACGTCCTCATCGTTCGGGTGTTCCAGCTCTTCCTCTACTTCCATATCAGGAACGGTAGGTGCGGCTGGAGCCGGTTCCGCCACGTGCAGCGGACTGTCCTCCGGTCCACTGTCCTCCGTAACGCTGTCCGAGGTGAAGCAGAGCTCCAACTCGCCGTACGATCTGCGCAAAAAGTCCCCCATGACGGCACACGACTCAGCCAGTGCCAGCGGAGGAggcagcggtggtggtggtggtggtggtggcggtgggtgGTTAGCGGGTGGTGGAGGAAACGGTCCCGCAACGTCAAACTCATCcacggcatcatcatcatcgtcgaacGCAATGGCCGGCAACTCTTCGGCAGGCGGTTCATCGTCCAGCACCAGTTCCGGCGGCTCCTTGTCGTCCTCTGCCGGTGGTGCACCATTCGGCCTAGGATGTGGCGCCTCGTCCTCGTCTAGCAGTAGTATTAACAACCCGAACTGCTCCCCAGGTGGCAGCAGTAGCGGCGGTGGTGCCGGCAGCGGTAATCTGCttctgcaccaccaccatcaccattcgCATCAGTATCAGTCGACCAGTGGGTACGATCCGAACGCGGCCGCTTATATGCTGCCGGCACGGAAACGTCCTCGCCGTACTTATTCCAACAGCAACGAGGTGGGCACCTCGATGGCGGCCACCATGCCCCAGCAGCCGACGGCGGCCGCTGCAGCGCTGCTTGCCGCCACGGGCGGTGGCTCGTCCGCTTCGTCTTCCGTCGCGTGCCGCCCGGCGGCCACTGCCGCGGTAGTCGCGCTCACCTCTCCGGCCACCCCTTCACCGCCGATGGCAACGGCATCGGTGGCAATGGCGGGCACGATGTGTATGCAGTCGGCGGCCCACTACCTGCAGTACGAAATGCCGGACGAGGTGCTGCTGACGATCTTTTCCTACCTGTACGAGCAGGACCTCTGCAGGGTGGCACTGGTCTGCAAGCGCTTCCAAACGATCGCCAACGACAAGGAGCTGTGGAAGCGGCTCTACCAGAACGTGTACGAGTACGATCTGCCGCTGTTCAATCCGGAACCGTGGAAGTTTGTGTTCGTGAAACCGGACGAGGCGGACTACGCGAACCCGTGGAAGGAAAGCTTCCGGCAGCTTTACCGCGGCATCCACGTGCGGCCCGGCTATCAGGAGCGGCGGTATCAGGGCCGCAACATCGCTTACTTCAACACAGTGCAAGGTGCACTGGACTACGCGGACGAACGGAATTCGGCGCACAACATGGCGAATGCGTTGGCCGCTGCCAACAGTGCTGGCGGCGGTGCGAGTGGGAACGGCAACAATGGCATGGGAGGTAACAacagcaataacaacaacaacaacaacaatggtGATGATATGGGTGTGTCGGCGGGAgcaggaggaggtggtggtggtggtggtggtgcggtcGTCGAAGCGTTGGCAACGAGCGGCTTAATATTTCTGCACAGCGGTACGTACCGTGGCGAGTTTCTGGTGATCGATTCCGATGTGGCACTGATTGGGGCCGCCCCGGGGAACGTGGCCGAATCGATCATTCTCGAGCGAGAGTCCGAATCGACGGTCATGTTCGTTGAGGGCGCGAAGCAGGCGTACGTGGGGCACATGACGTTGAAGTTTTCGCCGGACGTTACCTCGACGGTGCCGCACCACAAGCACTACTGTCTGGAGGTGAGCGAAAACTGCAGTCCCACCATCGATCACTGCATAATCCGGAGCACGTCGGTCG TTGGAGCCGCCGTGTGCGTGAGTGGTGTCGGTGCCAATCCGCTGATCAAGTACTGCGACATCAGCGACTGCGAGAACGTCGGTCTGTACGTGACGGATTACGCGCAGGGCACGTACGAGCATAACGAGATTAGCCGGAATGCGTTGGCCGGCATCTGGGTGAAGAACTACGCTAGTCCTATCATGCGCGAAAACCACATCCACCACGGCCGCGACGTGGGCATCTTTACATTCGACAATGGCATG GGTTACTTTGAGAAGAATGACATCCACAACAACCGAATAGCGGGTTTCGAGGTGAAGGCGGGCGCCAATCCAACCGTGGTCAAGTGCGAGATACATCACGGCCAAACGGGCGGTATCTACGTACACGAGAATGGGCTGGGCCAGTTCATAGAGAACAAAATCCATTCCAACAATTTTGCGG GAGTGTGGATTACGTCGAACAGTAACCCCACGATCAGGAAGAATGAGATCTACAACGGACATCAGGGCGGTGTGTACATCTTCGGCGAGGGTCGCGGTTTGATCGAGCACAACAACATCTACGGCAATGCGCTGGCCGGCATACAGATACGCACGACGAGCGATCCGATCGTGCGGCACAACAAAATCCACCACGGCCAGCACGGCGGTATCTACGTGCACGAGAAGGGCCAGGGGTTGATCGAGGAGAACGAGGTGTACGCGAACACGCTGGCCGGCGTTTGGATCACGACCGGGAGTACGCCCGTGCTGCGGCGGAACCGCATCCATTCGGGCAAGCAGGTGGGCGTGTATTTCTACGACAATGGGCACGGCAAGCTGGAGGACAACGACATCTTCAACCATCTGTACTCGGGCGTGCAGATCCGCACCGGCAGCAATCCGGTGATACGGGGCAATAAGATTTGGGGTGGCCAGAACGGCGGTGTGCTGGTGTACAACGGTGGGCTCGGGTTGCTGGAGCAGAACGAAATCTTCGACAACGCGATGGCGGGCGTGTGGATCAAGACGGACTCGAACCCGACGCTGCGCCGCAACAAGATCTACGACGGTCGGGATGGTGGCATCTGCATCTTCAACGGCGGCAAGGGCATACTGGAGGAGAACGACATCTTCCGCAACACGCAGGCGGGTGTGCTGATCTCGACCCAGAGCCATCCGGTGCTGAAGCGCAATCGCATCTTCGACGGGTTGGCGGCCGGCGTAGAGATTACGAACAATGCGACCGCCACGCTGGAGTACAATCAGATCTTCAACAACAAGTTCGGTGGGCTGTGTTTGGCCAGCGGCGTGCAGCCGATCGTCGGCGGGAACAAGATATTTAACAATCAGGACGAGGTGGAGAAAGCGGTATCGGGCGGCCAGTGTCTGTACAAAATCTCGTCCTACACCTCGTTCCCGATGCATGATTTCTATCGCTGCCATACGTGCAATACCACCGATCGCAATGCAATCTGTGTGAATTGCATCAAAACGTGCCACTCCGGTCATGACGTCGAGTTTATACGCCATGATAG aTTTTTCTGCGACTGCGGTGCCGGTACGCTGACGAACCAATGCCAGCTGCAGGGTGAACCGACGCAAGACACGGACACGCTGTACGATTCGGCAGCGCCAATGGAGTCCCACACGCTGATGGTGAACTAG
- the LOC118505071 gene encoding adipocyte plasma membrane-associated protein-like — translation MGLKSKLFKASLVLMLIAILPGLPPKTVFPFKPISIAPVRPLTGVLAPNQLLNGAERLHEGGLQQPEGVAVRGNVTYVTVYGGKILELGDQGSVRTVAKLGPECVGTYSERICGRPLGIDFDTKGNNLIVADPYLGIWQVHIKTGEKKLLVSKDNAIIEDGPTTPTTATKQSSITARQPNIPNAVAVARNGDFYWSDTASDFLFEDAIQAVLCNPSGRLLHYSRADGKSRVLIDEVYGANGVVLSPDESFVLVGELGGQLLRRYYLKGPKAGTHDVLIDGLPGAVDNLNGDATGFWVGLVIAADQSNPSFIAMLAPFPNLRRLLVRLFVLVEAPFRLWYDTTGSDFALWVTHHIGHLGGLVPLFPDRGTVLRMDWEGNIVFALHNDDTSSHVISQAVPVGQEHLLLGSPVNQWLGRVKLTPETLATLRGQKATTGTQPKKAATEPPREEL, via the exons ATGGGACTCAAGTCGAAACTGTTTAAGGCGAGTTTGGTGTTGATGCTGATAGCGATTCTGCCGGGACTGCCACCGAAGACGGTGTTCCCGTTTAAGCCGATCAGCATCGCACCGGTCCGACCACTTACCGGAGTGTTGGCCCCGAACCAGTTGCTCAACGGAGCCGAACGCTTGCACGAGGGTGGCCTACAGCAACCGGAAGGGGTAGCTGTGCGTGGCAATGTAACGTACGTTACGGTTTACGGTGGCAAAATTCTAGAGCTTGGTGATCAGGGTTCGGTGCGAACGGTGGCTAAGCTGGGCCCGGAGTGTG TGGGCACATACTCGGAGCGTATCTGTGGACGACCGCTGGGGATAGATTTCGACACCAAGGGAAACAATCTCATAGTGGCCGATCCGTACCTCGGCATCTGGCAGGTGCACATTAAGACGGGCGAGAAGAAGCTGCTCGTCTCGAAAGACAACGCCATCATCGAGGATGGTCCTACCACCCCTACCACCGCTACCAAGCAATCGTCGATTACCGCACGCCAACCGAACATCCCGAACGCGGTGGCAGTGGCACGCAACGGTGACTTTTACTGGTCCGACACGGCATCCGACTTCCTCTTCGAGGACGCCATCCAAGCGGTGCTGTGCAATCCCTCGGGCCGTCTGCTGCACTACTCCCGTGCCGATGGCAAGAGCCGCGTACTGATCGATGAAGTGTACGGTGCCAACGGTGTCGTGCTAAGTCCGGACGAAAGCTTCGTGCTGGTCGGGGAGCTCGGTGGACAGCTGCTCCGCCGGTACTATCTGAAGGGTCCGAAGGCCGGCACGCACGACGTGCTTATCGATGGACTGCCCGGTGCGGTAGACAATCTGAACGGTGATGCGACCGGATTTTGGGTTGGGTTAGTTATCGCGGCCGACCAAAGCAATCCTTCCTTCATCGCAATGCTGGCACCGTTCCCGAACCTGCGCCGTCTGTTGGTGCGACTGTTCGTGCTGGTAGAGGCACCGTTCCGCCTGTGGTACGACACCACCGGCAGTGACTTTGCACTCTGGGTAACGCATCACATTGGCCATCTGGGAGGATTGGTCCCGCTGTTCCCGGATCGTGGCACGGTACTGCGCATGGATTGGGAAGGTAATATCGTGTTCGCACTGCACAACGACGACACGTCCAGTCACGTCATCTCGCAGGCGGTTCCGGTAGGGCAGGAACATCTGCTACTGGGATCCCCCGTCAATCAGTGGCTGGGACGCGTGAAGCTAACGCCAGAAACGCTAGCCACCCTCAGGGGACAAAAGGCAACCACGGGTACGCAGCCGAAAAAGGCCGCCACTGAACCGCCAAGGGAGGAACTGTAG